In one Fundulus heteroclitus isolate FHET01 chromosome 3, MU-UCD_Fhet_4.1, whole genome shotgun sequence genomic region, the following are encoded:
- the tcea3 gene encoding transcription elongation factor A protein 3 isoform X8: MTREEDLIRIAKKLDKMVSRNNTEGAMDLLKELKGFSMTLKLLQETRIGMSVNNIRKHCRDEEVVSLAKILIKEWKRLLDSGDSLSEKVAEMKNGLDPRKPAAAAANSSSSEPHSRKDSDDGKASKKLSDDTKRERKDSSNSKAALPKKSTMEVKKEKHSRKDSSDGMPCQPAKGHSAESKRVRRESTDSKRSSSPPPKKITGERRESLGSKPPGQPERKPSTDSIERKGKIEAPRTPTTPTSPMSPSFSSPGGPLPPHLATGDSVRDKCIEMLAAALRTDNDYKDFGANCDSMAAEIEDYIYQGSRATDMKYKNRVRSRISNLKDPKNPGLRRNVLAGSIELSRIANMSAEEMASDELKQLRNVLTQEAIREHQMAKTGGTTTDLLQCGKCRKKNCTYNQVQTRSADEPMTTFVLCNECGNRWKFC, translated from the exons ATGACCCGAGAGGAGGACCTGATCCGGATCGCTAAAAAGCTAGACAAGATGGTGTCTAGAAATAACACG GAAGGTGCCATGGACCTGCTGAAAGAGTTGAAAGGCTTCAGCATGACGCTTAAACTTCTCCAG GAAACAAGAATTGGCATGTCTGTGAACAACATCAGGAAGCACTGCAGAGACGAAGAAGTTGTCTCTTTGGCAAAGATCCTCATTAAAGAATGGAAGAGACTTCTTG ACTCTGGGGATTCTCTCTCTGAGAAAGTTGCTGAAATGAAGAACGGTTTGGACCCCAGgaaacctgcagcagcagctgcaaacAGCTCCTCCTCAGAGCCACACAGCAG gaaAGATTCAGATGATGGCAAAGCATCTAAAAAGCTCTCAGATGACACCAAGAGAGAAAG GAAAGATTCCTCTAACTCTAAAGCAGCTCTTCCCAAAAAGTCCACCATGgaagtcaaaaaagaaaaacacag CAGGAAAGATTCCAGTGATGGGATGCCGTGTCAGCctgcaaaaggccactctgcTGAATCCAAGCGCGTCAG ACGCGAATCCACTGATTCAAAGAGAAGCAGCTCACCACCACCAAAGAAGATAACGGGTGAAAG GAGAGAGTCTTTGGGTTCAAAGCCTCCTGGACAACCAGAGAGGAAACCCTCTACTGACAGCATAGAGAG gaAGGGTAAAATCGAAGCTCCCAGAACTCCCACCACCCCGACCAGCCCGATGTCACCCAGCTTCAGCTCTCCTGGGGGTCCTCTACCCCCCCACCTGGCTACCGGAGACTCCGTCAGAGACAAGTGCATTGAGATGCTGGCAGCCGCCCTGCGCACAGACA ATGACTACAAAGACTTTGGAGCAAACTGTGACAGCATGGCAGCAGAGATTGAAGATT ATATCTACCAGGGGAGCAGGGCCACGGATATGAAATACAAGAACAGAGTCCGGAGCCGCATCAGCAACCTGAAGGACCCCAAGAACCCGGGGCTCCGCAGAAACGTCCTTGCAGGCAGCATCGAGCTGAGCCGCATCGCCAACATGTCCGCCGAG GAAATGGCCAGTGACGAGCTGAAACAGCTGCGGAACGTCCTTACCCAGGAGGCCATCAGGGAGCACCAGATGGCCAAAACCGGCGGGACCACCACAGACCTGCTGCAGTGCGGCAAGTGCAGGAAGAAGAACTGCACCTACAACCAG GTGCAGACCCGCAGCGCTGATGAGCCCATGACCACATTTGTCCTCTGCAACGAGTGTGGCAACCGCTGGAAG TTCTGCTGA
- the tcea3 gene encoding transcription elongation factor A protein 3 isoform X11: MTREEDLIRIAKKLDKMVSRNNTEGAMDLLKELKGFSMTLKLLQETRIGMSVNNIRKHCRDEEVVSLAKILIKEWKRLLDSGDSLSEKVAEMKNGLDPRKPAAAAANSSSSEPHSSRKDSSDGMPCQPAKGHSAESKRVRRESTDSKRSSSPPPKKITGERRESLGSKPPGQPERKPSTDSIERKGKIEAPRTPTTPTSPMSPSFSSPGGPLPPHLATGDSVRDKCIEMLAAALRTDNDYKDFGANCDSMAAEIEDYIYQGSRATDMKYKNRVRSRISNLKDPKNPGLRRNVLAGSIELSRIANMSAEEMASDELKQLRNVLTQEAIREHQMAKTGGTTTDLLQCGKCRKKNCTYNQVQTRSADEPMTTFVLCNECGNRWKFC; the protein is encoded by the exons ATGACCCGAGAGGAGGACCTGATCCGGATCGCTAAAAAGCTAGACAAGATGGTGTCTAGAAATAACACG GAAGGTGCCATGGACCTGCTGAAAGAGTTGAAAGGCTTCAGCATGACGCTTAAACTTCTCCAG GAAACAAGAATTGGCATGTCTGTGAACAACATCAGGAAGCACTGCAGAGACGAAGAAGTTGTCTCTTTGGCAAAGATCCTCATTAAAGAATGGAAGAGACTTCTTG ACTCTGGGGATTCTCTCTCTGAGAAAGTTGCTGAAATGAAGAACGGTTTGGACCCCAGgaaacctgcagcagcagctgcaaacAGCTCCTCCTCAGAGCCACACAGCAG CAGGAAAGATTCCAGTGATGGGATGCCGTGTCAGCctgcaaaaggccactctgcTGAATCCAAGCGCGTCAG ACGCGAATCCACTGATTCAAAGAGAAGCAGCTCACCACCACCAAAGAAGATAACGGGTGAAAG GAGAGAGTCTTTGGGTTCAAAGCCTCCTGGACAACCAGAGAGGAAACCCTCTACTGACAGCATAGAGAG gaAGGGTAAAATCGAAGCTCCCAGAACTCCCACCACCCCGACCAGCCCGATGTCACCCAGCTTCAGCTCTCCTGGGGGTCCTCTACCCCCCCACCTGGCTACCGGAGACTCCGTCAGAGACAAGTGCATTGAGATGCTGGCAGCCGCCCTGCGCACAGACA ATGACTACAAAGACTTTGGAGCAAACTGTGACAGCATGGCAGCAGAGATTGAAGATT ATATCTACCAGGGGAGCAGGGCCACGGATATGAAATACAAGAACAGAGTCCGGAGCCGCATCAGCAACCTGAAGGACCCCAAGAACCCGGGGCTCCGCAGAAACGTCCTTGCAGGCAGCATCGAGCTGAGCCGCATCGCCAACATGTCCGCCGAG GAAATGGCCAGTGACGAGCTGAAACAGCTGCGGAACGTCCTTACCCAGGAGGCCATCAGGGAGCACCAGATGGCCAAAACCGGCGGGACCACCACAGACCTGCTGCAGTGCGGCAAGTGCAGGAAGAAGAACTGCACCTACAACCAG GTGCAGACCCGCAGCGCTGATGAGCCCATGACCACATTTGTCCTCTGCAACGAGTGTGGCAACCGCTGGAAG TTCTGCTGA
- the tcea3 gene encoding transcription elongation factor A protein 3 isoform X7, which produces MTREEDLIRIAKKLDKMVSRNNTEGAMDLLKELKGFSMTLKLLQETRIGMSVNNIRKHCRDEEVVSLAKILIKEWKRLLDSGDSLSEKVAEMKNGLDPRKPAAAAANSSSSEPHSRKKEKESSSRHPHSHGPSPAFPPPKRPAVDIKKERKVPLDPNAPIAPLPFHLHPPPQRKEPPDPNAPLPPLPLHLHPPAPPPKRPSVDGSKERDSSSSRKSSTDSKLLPQKKSADCVKKDRKDSDDGKASKKLSDDTKRERKDSSNSKAALPKKSTMEVKKEKHSRKDSSDGMPCQPAKGHSAESKRVRRESTDSKRSSSPPPKKITGERRESLGSKPPGQPERKPSTDSIERKGKIEAPRTPTTPTSPMSPSFSSPGGPLPPHLATGDSVRDKCIEMLAAALRTDNDYKDFGANCDSMAAEIEDYIYQGSRATDMKYKNRVRSRISNLKDPKNPGLRRNVLAGSIELSRIANMSAEEMASDELKQLRNVLTQEAIREHQMAKTGGTTTDLLQCGKCRKKNCTYNQVQTRSADEPMTTFVLCNECGNRWKFC; this is translated from the exons ATGACCCGAGAGGAGGACCTGATCCGGATCGCTAAAAAGCTAGACAAGATGGTGTCTAGAAATAACACG GAAGGTGCCATGGACCTGCTGAAAGAGTTGAAAGGCTTCAGCATGACGCTTAAACTTCTCCAG GAAACAAGAATTGGCATGTCTGTGAACAACATCAGGAAGCACTGCAGAGACGAAGAAGTTGTCTCTTTGGCAAAGATCCTCATTAAAGAATGGAAGAGACTTCTTG ACTCTGGGGATTCTCTCTCTGAGAAAGTTGCTGAAATGAAGAACGGTTTGGACCCCAGgaaacctgcagcagcagctgcaaacAGCTCCTCCTCAGAGCCACACAGCAG GAAGAAGGAGAAGGAGTCCTCCTCTCGACACCCTCACTCTCACGGCCCTTCACCGGCCTTTCCGCCTCCAAAACGACCTGCAGTGGATATAAAGAAAGAGAG GAAGGTTCCTCTGGACCCAAATGCTCCAATAGCTCCTCTTCCTTTCCACCTCCATCCACCTCCACAAAG AAAAGAGCCTCCTGACCCCAACGCTCCCCTTCCTCCGCTCCCACTCCACCTTCACCCCCCCGCTCCTCCACCGAAGCGCCCCTCAGTCGATGGGAGCAAGGAAAGAGACAG cagcagcagcaggaagtcGTCCACAGACTCAAAGCTTCTTCCACAGAAAAAGTCTGCAGATTGTGTGAAGAAAGACAG gaaAGATTCAGATGATGGCAAAGCATCTAAAAAGCTCTCAGATGACACCAAGAGAGAAAG GAAAGATTCCTCTAACTCTAAAGCAGCTCTTCCCAAAAAGTCCACCATGgaagtcaaaaaagaaaaacacag CAGGAAAGATTCCAGTGATGGGATGCCGTGTCAGCctgcaaaaggccactctgcTGAATCCAAGCGCGTCAG ACGCGAATCCACTGATTCAAAGAGAAGCAGCTCACCACCACCAAAGAAGATAACGGGTGAAAG GAGAGAGTCTTTGGGTTCAAAGCCTCCTGGACAACCAGAGAGGAAACCCTCTACTGACAGCATAGAGAG gaAGGGTAAAATCGAAGCTCCCAGAACTCCCACCACCCCGACCAGCCCGATGTCACCCAGCTTCAGCTCTCCTGGGGGTCCTCTACCCCCCCACCTGGCTACCGGAGACTCCGTCAGAGACAAGTGCATTGAGATGCTGGCAGCCGCCCTGCGCACAGACA ATGACTACAAAGACTTTGGAGCAAACTGTGACAGCATGGCAGCAGAGATTGAAGATT ATATCTACCAGGGGAGCAGGGCCACGGATATGAAATACAAGAACAGAGTCCGGAGCCGCATCAGCAACCTGAAGGACCCCAAGAACCCGGGGCTCCGCAGAAACGTCCTTGCAGGCAGCATCGAGCTGAGCCGCATCGCCAACATGTCCGCCGAG GAAATGGCCAGTGACGAGCTGAAACAGCTGCGGAACGTCCTTACCCAGGAGGCCATCAGGGAGCACCAGATGGCCAAAACCGGCGGGACCACCACAGACCTGCTGCAGTGCGGCAAGTGCAGGAAGAAGAACTGCACCTACAACCAG GTGCAGACCCGCAGCGCTGATGAGCCCATGACCACATTTGTCCTCTGCAACGAGTGTGGCAACCGCTGGAAG TTCTGCTGA
- the tcea3 gene encoding transcription elongation factor A protein 3 isoform X9 has translation MTREEDLIRIAKKLDKMVSRNNTEGAMDLLKELKGFSMTLKLLQETRIGMSVNNIRKHCRDEEVVSLAKILIKEWKRLLDSGDSLSEKVAEMKNGLDPRKPAAAAANSSSSEPHSRKDSSNSKAALPKKSTMEVKKEKHSRKDSSDGMPCQPAKGHSAESKRVRRESTDSKRSSSPPPKKITGERRESLGSKPPGQPERKPSTDSIERKGKIEAPRTPTTPTSPMSPSFSSPGGPLPPHLATGDSVRDKCIEMLAAALRTDNDYKDFGANCDSMAAEIEDYIYQGSRATDMKYKNRVRSRISNLKDPKNPGLRRNVLAGSIELSRIANMSAEEMASDELKQLRNVLTQEAIREHQMAKTGGTTTDLLQCGKCRKKNCTYNQVQTRSADEPMTTFVLCNECGNRWKFC, from the exons ATGACCCGAGAGGAGGACCTGATCCGGATCGCTAAAAAGCTAGACAAGATGGTGTCTAGAAATAACACG GAAGGTGCCATGGACCTGCTGAAAGAGTTGAAAGGCTTCAGCATGACGCTTAAACTTCTCCAG GAAACAAGAATTGGCATGTCTGTGAACAACATCAGGAAGCACTGCAGAGACGAAGAAGTTGTCTCTTTGGCAAAGATCCTCATTAAAGAATGGAAGAGACTTCTTG ACTCTGGGGATTCTCTCTCTGAGAAAGTTGCTGAAATGAAGAACGGTTTGGACCCCAGgaaacctgcagcagcagctgcaaacAGCTCCTCCTCAGAGCCACACAGCAG GAAAGATTCCTCTAACTCTAAAGCAGCTCTTCCCAAAAAGTCCACCATGgaagtcaaaaaagaaaaacacag CAGGAAAGATTCCAGTGATGGGATGCCGTGTCAGCctgcaaaaggccactctgcTGAATCCAAGCGCGTCAG ACGCGAATCCACTGATTCAAAGAGAAGCAGCTCACCACCACCAAAGAAGATAACGGGTGAAAG GAGAGAGTCTTTGGGTTCAAAGCCTCCTGGACAACCAGAGAGGAAACCCTCTACTGACAGCATAGAGAG gaAGGGTAAAATCGAAGCTCCCAGAACTCCCACCACCCCGACCAGCCCGATGTCACCCAGCTTCAGCTCTCCTGGGGGTCCTCTACCCCCCCACCTGGCTACCGGAGACTCCGTCAGAGACAAGTGCATTGAGATGCTGGCAGCCGCCCTGCGCACAGACA ATGACTACAAAGACTTTGGAGCAAACTGTGACAGCATGGCAGCAGAGATTGAAGATT ATATCTACCAGGGGAGCAGGGCCACGGATATGAAATACAAGAACAGAGTCCGGAGCCGCATCAGCAACCTGAAGGACCCCAAGAACCCGGGGCTCCGCAGAAACGTCCTTGCAGGCAGCATCGAGCTGAGCCGCATCGCCAACATGTCCGCCGAG GAAATGGCCAGTGACGAGCTGAAACAGCTGCGGAACGTCCTTACCCAGGAGGCCATCAGGGAGCACCAGATGGCCAAAACCGGCGGGACCACCACAGACCTGCTGCAGTGCGGCAAGTGCAGGAAGAAGAACTGCACCTACAACCAG GTGCAGACCCGCAGCGCTGATGAGCCCATGACCACATTTGTCCTCTGCAACGAGTGTGGCAACCGCTGGAAG TTCTGCTGA
- the tcea3 gene encoding transcription elongation factor A protein 3 isoform X1, translated as MTREEDLIRIAKKLDKMVSRNNTEGAMDLLKELKGFSMTLKLLQETRIGMSVNNIRKHCRDEEVVSLAKILIKEWKRLLDSGDSLSEKVAEMKNGLDPRKPAAAAANSSSSEPHSSHRRPEATLKHESDSDKNRKERHNNNNVNEKRHGDDPRFDGNHPEEHQSEKHLQEIRAEKQTPAEKVEMDDGKHRHIQDMQSDKHKSDPFKDRSLGDLKKMRNVEQLKRKKPPEEPRKHAEEGKKDKNKEKSRQEWPVGTAQTEKPIEAHKLIFERRGVLDSSVLYPTGCPSPPRPARPLLPAKRPSVDSKKDRKKEKESSSRHPHSHGPSPAFPPPKRPAVDIKKERKVPLDPNAPIAPLPFHLHPPPQRKEPPDPNAPLPPLPLHLHPPAPPPKRPSVDGSKERDSSSSRKSSTDSKLLPQKKSADCVKKDRKDSDDGKASKKLSDDTKRERKDSSNSKAALPKKSTMEVKKEKHSRKDSSDGMPCQPAKGHSAESKRVRRESTDSKRSSSPPPKKITGERRESLGSKPPGQPERKPSTDSIERKGKIEAPRTPTTPTSPMSPSFSSPGGPLPPHLATGDSVRDKCIEMLAAALRTDNDYKDFGANCDSMAAEIEDYIYQGSRATDMKYKNRVRSRISNLKDPKNPGLRRNVLAGSIELSRIANMSAEEMASDELKQLRNVLTQEAIREHQMAKTGGTTTDLLQCGKCRKKNCTYNQVQTRSADEPMTTFVLCNECGNRWKFC; from the exons ATGACCCGAGAGGAGGACCTGATCCGGATCGCTAAAAAGCTAGACAAGATGGTGTCTAGAAATAACACG GAAGGTGCCATGGACCTGCTGAAAGAGTTGAAAGGCTTCAGCATGACGCTTAAACTTCTCCAG GAAACAAGAATTGGCATGTCTGTGAACAACATCAGGAAGCACTGCAGAGACGAAGAAGTTGTCTCTTTGGCAAAGATCCTCATTAAAGAATGGAAGAGACTTCTTG ACTCTGGGGATTCTCTCTCTGAGAAAGTTGCTGAAATGAAGAACGGTTTGGACCCCAGgaaacctgcagcagcagctgcaaacAGCTCCTCCTCAGAGCCACACAGCAG TCACAGGAGGCCGGAGGCCACACTGAAACATGAATCAGATtctgacaaaaacaggaaagagaGACACAACAATAACAACGTAAACGAAAAGAGGCACGGAGATGATCCTAGGTTTGATGGAAACCACCCCGAAGAGCACCAAAGTGAGAAGCACCTTCAAGAAAtcagagcagaaaaacaaacgcCTGCAGAGAAAGTGGAAATGGATGATGGGAAACACAGGCACATACAAGACATGCAGAGCGACAAACACAAGTCAGACCCATTCAAAGACAGATCATTGGGAGATCTGAAAAAgatgaggaatgttgagcaaCTGAAACGAAAGAAACCCCCCGAGGAGCCTAGGAAACATGCAGAAGAAGGGAAGaaggataaaaacaaagagaaaagcagACAGGAGTGGCCTGTCGGCACAGCTCAGACAGAGAAGCCCATTGAAGCTCATAAACTAATCTTTGAAAG GAGGGGAGTGCTGGACAGCAGCGTACTGTATCCCACCGGCTGCCCCTCTCCTCCTCGACCCGCTCGGCCTCTTTTACCCGCCAAACGTCCTTCTGTGGACTCGAAAAAAGACAG GAAGAAGGAGAAGGAGTCCTCCTCTCGACACCCTCACTCTCACGGCCCTTCACCGGCCTTTCCGCCTCCAAAACGACCTGCAGTGGATATAAAGAAAGAGAG GAAGGTTCCTCTGGACCCAAATGCTCCAATAGCTCCTCTTCCTTTCCACCTCCATCCACCTCCACAAAG AAAAGAGCCTCCTGACCCCAACGCTCCCCTTCCTCCGCTCCCACTCCACCTTCACCCCCCCGCTCCTCCACCGAAGCGCCCCTCAGTCGATGGGAGCAAGGAAAGAGACAG cagcagcagcaggaagtcGTCCACAGACTCAAAGCTTCTTCCACAGAAAAAGTCTGCAGATTGTGTGAAGAAAGACAG gaaAGATTCAGATGATGGCAAAGCATCTAAAAAGCTCTCAGATGACACCAAGAGAGAAAG GAAAGATTCCTCTAACTCTAAAGCAGCTCTTCCCAAAAAGTCCACCATGgaagtcaaaaaagaaaaacacag CAGGAAAGATTCCAGTGATGGGATGCCGTGTCAGCctgcaaaaggccactctgcTGAATCCAAGCGCGTCAG ACGCGAATCCACTGATTCAAAGAGAAGCAGCTCACCACCACCAAAGAAGATAACGGGTGAAAG GAGAGAGTCTTTGGGTTCAAAGCCTCCTGGACAACCAGAGAGGAAACCCTCTACTGACAGCATAGAGAG gaAGGGTAAAATCGAAGCTCCCAGAACTCCCACCACCCCGACCAGCCCGATGTCACCCAGCTTCAGCTCTCCTGGGGGTCCTCTACCCCCCCACCTGGCTACCGGAGACTCCGTCAGAGACAAGTGCATTGAGATGCTGGCAGCCGCCCTGCGCACAGACA ATGACTACAAAGACTTTGGAGCAAACTGTGACAGCATGGCAGCAGAGATTGAAGATT ATATCTACCAGGGGAGCAGGGCCACGGATATGAAATACAAGAACAGAGTCCGGAGCCGCATCAGCAACCTGAAGGACCCCAAGAACCCGGGGCTCCGCAGAAACGTCCTTGCAGGCAGCATCGAGCTGAGCCGCATCGCCAACATGTCCGCCGAG GAAATGGCCAGTGACGAGCTGAAACAGCTGCGGAACGTCCTTACCCAGGAGGCCATCAGGGAGCACCAGATGGCCAAAACCGGCGGGACCACCACAGACCTGCTGCAGTGCGGCAAGTGCAGGAAGAAGAACTGCACCTACAACCAG GTGCAGACCCGCAGCGCTGATGAGCCCATGACCACATTTGTCCTCTGCAACGAGTGTGGCAACCGCTGGAAG TTCTGCTGA
- the tcea3 gene encoding transcription elongation factor A protein 3 isoform X12: MTREEDLIRIAKKLDKMVSRNNTEGAMDLLKELKGFSMTLKLLQETRIGMSVNNIRKHCRDEEVVSLAKILIKEWKRLLDSGDSLSEKVAEMKNGLDPRKPAAAAANSSSSEPHSRKDSSDGMPCQPAKGHSAESKRVRRESTDSKRSSSPPPKKITGERRESLGSKPPGQPERKPSTDSIERKGKIEAPRTPTTPTSPMSPSFSSPGGPLPPHLATGDSVRDKCIEMLAAALRTDNDYKDFGANCDSMAAEIEDYIYQGSRATDMKYKNRVRSRISNLKDPKNPGLRRNVLAGSIELSRIANMSAEEMASDELKQLRNVLTQEAIREHQMAKTGGTTTDLLQCGKCRKKNCTYNQVQTRSADEPMTTFVLCNECGNRWKFC; encoded by the exons ATGACCCGAGAGGAGGACCTGATCCGGATCGCTAAAAAGCTAGACAAGATGGTGTCTAGAAATAACACG GAAGGTGCCATGGACCTGCTGAAAGAGTTGAAAGGCTTCAGCATGACGCTTAAACTTCTCCAG GAAACAAGAATTGGCATGTCTGTGAACAACATCAGGAAGCACTGCAGAGACGAAGAAGTTGTCTCTTTGGCAAAGATCCTCATTAAAGAATGGAAGAGACTTCTTG ACTCTGGGGATTCTCTCTCTGAGAAAGTTGCTGAAATGAAGAACGGTTTGGACCCCAGgaaacctgcagcagcagctgcaaacAGCTCCTCCTCAGAGCCACACAGCAG GAAAGATTCCAGTGATGGGATGCCGTGTCAGCctgcaaaaggccactctgcTGAATCCAAGCGCGTCAG ACGCGAATCCACTGATTCAAAGAGAAGCAGCTCACCACCACCAAAGAAGATAACGGGTGAAAG GAGAGAGTCTTTGGGTTCAAAGCCTCCTGGACAACCAGAGAGGAAACCCTCTACTGACAGCATAGAGAG gaAGGGTAAAATCGAAGCTCCCAGAACTCCCACCACCCCGACCAGCCCGATGTCACCCAGCTTCAGCTCTCCTGGGGGTCCTCTACCCCCCCACCTGGCTACCGGAGACTCCGTCAGAGACAAGTGCATTGAGATGCTGGCAGCCGCCCTGCGCACAGACA ATGACTACAAAGACTTTGGAGCAAACTGTGACAGCATGGCAGCAGAGATTGAAGATT ATATCTACCAGGGGAGCAGGGCCACGGATATGAAATACAAGAACAGAGTCCGGAGCCGCATCAGCAACCTGAAGGACCCCAAGAACCCGGGGCTCCGCAGAAACGTCCTTGCAGGCAGCATCGAGCTGAGCCGCATCGCCAACATGTCCGCCGAG GAAATGGCCAGTGACGAGCTGAAACAGCTGCGGAACGTCCTTACCCAGGAGGCCATCAGGGAGCACCAGATGGCCAAAACCGGCGGGACCACCACAGACCTGCTGCAGTGCGGCAAGTGCAGGAAGAAGAACTGCACCTACAACCAG GTGCAGACCCGCAGCGCTGATGAGCCCATGACCACATTTGTCCTCTGCAACGAGTGTGGCAACCGCTGGAAG TTCTGCTGA
- the tcea3 gene encoding transcription elongation factor A protein 3 isoform X10 yields MTREEDLIRIAKKLDKMVSRNNTEGAMDLLKELKGFSMTLKLLQETRIGMSVNNIRKHCRDEEVVSLAKILIKEWKRLLDSGDSLSEKVAEMKNGLDPRKPAAAAANSSSSEPHSRKDSSNSKAALPKKSTMEVKKEKHRKDSSDGMPCQPAKGHSAESKRVRRESTDSKRSSSPPPKKITGERRESLGSKPPGQPERKPSTDSIERKGKIEAPRTPTTPTSPMSPSFSSPGGPLPPHLATGDSVRDKCIEMLAAALRTDNDYKDFGANCDSMAAEIEDYIYQGSRATDMKYKNRVRSRISNLKDPKNPGLRRNVLAGSIELSRIANMSAEEMASDELKQLRNVLTQEAIREHQMAKTGGTTTDLLQCGKCRKKNCTYNQVQTRSADEPMTTFVLCNECGNRWKFC; encoded by the exons ATGACCCGAGAGGAGGACCTGATCCGGATCGCTAAAAAGCTAGACAAGATGGTGTCTAGAAATAACACG GAAGGTGCCATGGACCTGCTGAAAGAGTTGAAAGGCTTCAGCATGACGCTTAAACTTCTCCAG GAAACAAGAATTGGCATGTCTGTGAACAACATCAGGAAGCACTGCAGAGACGAAGAAGTTGTCTCTTTGGCAAAGATCCTCATTAAAGAATGGAAGAGACTTCTTG ACTCTGGGGATTCTCTCTCTGAGAAAGTTGCTGAAATGAAGAACGGTTTGGACCCCAGgaaacctgcagcagcagctgcaaacAGCTCCTCCTCAGAGCCACACAGCAG GAAAGATTCCTCTAACTCTAAAGCAGCTCTTCCCAAAAAGTCCACCATGgaagtcaaaaaagaaaaacacag GAAAGATTCCAGTGATGGGATGCCGTGTCAGCctgcaaaaggccactctgcTGAATCCAAGCGCGTCAG ACGCGAATCCACTGATTCAAAGAGAAGCAGCTCACCACCACCAAAGAAGATAACGGGTGAAAG GAGAGAGTCTTTGGGTTCAAAGCCTCCTGGACAACCAGAGAGGAAACCCTCTACTGACAGCATAGAGAG gaAGGGTAAAATCGAAGCTCCCAGAACTCCCACCACCCCGACCAGCCCGATGTCACCCAGCTTCAGCTCTCCTGGGGGTCCTCTACCCCCCCACCTGGCTACCGGAGACTCCGTCAGAGACAAGTGCATTGAGATGCTGGCAGCCGCCCTGCGCACAGACA ATGACTACAAAGACTTTGGAGCAAACTGTGACAGCATGGCAGCAGAGATTGAAGATT ATATCTACCAGGGGAGCAGGGCCACGGATATGAAATACAAGAACAGAGTCCGGAGCCGCATCAGCAACCTGAAGGACCCCAAGAACCCGGGGCTCCGCAGAAACGTCCTTGCAGGCAGCATCGAGCTGAGCCGCATCGCCAACATGTCCGCCGAG GAAATGGCCAGTGACGAGCTGAAACAGCTGCGGAACGTCCTTACCCAGGAGGCCATCAGGGAGCACCAGATGGCCAAAACCGGCGGGACCACCACAGACCTGCTGCAGTGCGGCAAGTGCAGGAAGAAGAACTGCACCTACAACCAG GTGCAGACCCGCAGCGCTGATGAGCCCATGACCACATTTGTCCTCTGCAACGAGTGTGGCAACCGCTGGAAG TTCTGCTGA